ACAGCCTTTTTAAGATCCTCATCATCTAAGTGGGTATAAATTTGAGTTGTTGAGACTGAAGCATGGCCTAAAATATCTTTTAAGGCTCTTATATCAACATCGCCATACTTATACATTAGTGTGGCAGCAGTATGTCTGAGTTTGTGAGTAGAGTAGATACTAGTATCAAAACCTGCTTTTGCCAAATATTTGTCTATAGTTGATTGTACAGCTCTGTTTGAAATTCTTTTCTTTCTAGTGGATATAAATAGGGCATCAACACTCGAATTCCTAAGGTATTCAGACCTAATTACTATATAATTATTAATAAGGTCTTGGCAGTTTTTTGTGAGATAAACAGTTCTTTCTTTATTTCCTTTGCCTATAATATTGAATCTATCTTTATTTACATCGGATAAATCTATCGAAACAAGTTCAGAAAGCCTCATTCCGGTAGTCAAGAATGTAAAGACTATTGCAAGGTCTCGAACCCTTAGAAAAGTGTTTTTTTCTTGATTTATTGTTTCTAGTAATTTTTCCGTCTCACTTAAGGTAAGGTAAACTGGTTGTCTTTGGCTAATTTTAGGATTTCTTAGCTTATCTGCAACGTTAGTATTAATTATCTCAATTTCACTATACATATATTTATAAAAAGATTTTAGGGCTGAAATTTTCCTAGACCTTGTAGTAGCAGAATCATTCTTGTCATTGTCTAAATAAGAAAGAAATGCATAGAAGTCTTGTATTGTAAGCTTTTCAAAGAACTCGCTATCTATAAAGAAATTAACCTTATTATAATCAAAATCTTTTTTATAGATTTCTTCATTATTATTGTAAATCTTTCTAATTATTTGATATTCTATAAACATATCAAGATCATAAGCGTATTCTTTAATTGTAGATTCAGAAAGGCCCTTAATTGATTTTAAATAGTTTAAGTAATCATTTAATAATAGAGGCCTTATAAATTCTTCCATAAGTCTCTCCGTACACAATAGCATAAATCAATCCGTAAAATTTAATCGATTCTTAATTTCCTATATCTATAATAGAATTATACCTATTCTAATTCAAAAAACAAATTATTGCACAAAATTATTATTTTGTGCAATAATTTTAATGTTGTTATATGCCTTCTTTTATCTTATTTTATAATTCTGCAACTCAAATAATTTGATTGAACATTAATAATTCAAAAAAATATATGGCATCTATGTATTAATAATTTTGTTAATAAGAAACAAAAATTTATCATTTAAAAGCTCTTAGTCGATCTTCTATACGTTTTTTAAGCGTCAAACCTTATATTATAAAATTTTAATATTTTAGCCGATAATACGACGCTCTATTTTGCGTTTTAAGCGTTTTTATTTTTTATATAGTGTATTTATACCTTGTAAATTAAGCGAATTAAAAACTGCCATCATTATAATGGCAGCTTGATTAATTTTTACTTGGCATAGTCTATCGCTTTGGACTCTCTTAATAAGTTCACTTTAATTTCACCTGGGTACTCTAATTCATTTTCAATTTTCTTTGCAATCTCTCTAGCAATTACAACCATTTCATCATCAGAGATTTTTTCAGGTTTTACTAAGATTCTTAATTCTCTACCTGCTTGTAGAGCAAAAGATTTTTCTACTCCTTCGAAAGAATTTGCAATTCTTTCAAGGTTTTCAAGTCTTTTAATGTAATTTTCAAGACTTTCACGCCTTGCGCCTGGTCTTGCAGCACTTATAGCATCCGCTGTTTGTACCAATATAGATTCAACACAATTTGGCTCAACATCACCATGGTGGGATTCTATAGCATTTATAACGTATTTGTTTTCGCCATATTTAGTTGCAGCTTCAACACCTAAAGCTACATGTGTTCCTTCTTGTTCTTGATCTATAGCCTTGCCTAAATCATGAAGTAATCCACCACGTTTTGCTAATTGGCTATCAGCGCCAATTTCATCCGCAAGCATTCCTGCAAGTAATGCAACTTCTACAGAATGTTTTAAGATGTTTTGACCATAAGATGTTCTGAATTTCATCTTACCGATTAACCTTATTAGCTGAGGGTGAAGATTGATAATTCCAACTGTTTCAGCAGCAGCTTCACCATCTTCTATTATCCTAGCTTCAACTTCATCACTGGCCTTTTCTAGCATCTCATCAATTCTTGATGGATTAATTCTTCCATCTTGGATTAGCTTCTCTAAGGCGACTTTTGCTATTTCACGTCTAACTGGTTCAAAACATGATATAACTACTGCTTCAGGAGTATCATCAATTATTAGGTCAACACCTGAGGCTTGTTCAAAGGCTCTAATATTACGGCCTTCACGCCCAATAATACGGCCTTTCATCTCATCGTTAGGTAGAGAAATTACAGATACTGTATTTTCAGCTACAAGTTCTGGTGCAAATCTTTGTATAGTAGTCGCAAGAATTTCTGTAGCCATTTTTTTACTTTCAGATTTCATTTTCTCTTCCGCCTCTTTAATCATCCTAGCAGATTCGTGGATTGTTTCGGATTTAACTCGAGCTAAAATTATTTCTTTAGCTTCACTATTGGTGAGTCCAGCGATATTTTGTAACTCCAACTCTTGTTGTTCTATTAACTTGTCAATTTTTTCTTCTTTTTGTTGTAACTTTTTCTGATCACTAGAGATTTGATCAGACTTTTTGTCAATCAATAAAGATCGATTGTCTAAACTTTCTTCTTTCTTAATCAAACGAGCTTCTCTTTTATTAAGTTCATTTCTTGTTTGATTCAGCATTTCTTCATTTTCAGATTTCAATTTTGAAATTTCATCTTTAGCATCAATAAGAGTTTCTCTTCTTAATGCTTCTGCTTGTTTATTGGCATCATCTATAATTTGCCTACTGAGATTTTCAGCACTACCTATTACAGATTCTCCAATTTTCTTACGATAAAGATAGCCAAAATAAAAAGCTAACAATACGAAGGCGACAAATATGATGAGAACAACAATTGGATTCATTTTATCTAACATCATATCACCTCCAATAATATGGAAATTTAATATTCCATTTCTATTATACCATTTTTTTATAATTATACGAAATAGTTTTCATTATTTCCAAAATAAAAAAAGTAGCATAAAACTACTTTTTGTGCGGAATGATTTTTGCTGGTGCACCTACCGCAGTCGAATCACTCGGAACATCTGATAAAACAACTGAATTTGCACCAATTTTACAATTATCCCCTACATTAATATTACCAAGTAAAACAGCTCCTGCACCTATCATTACGTTATTTCCAACGGTTGGATGCCTTTTAACTTTCTTATTTGTTACAGCTCCAAGGGTTACTGAATGATACATTAAAACATCATCACCTATTTCAGCAGTTTCACCGATAACAACTCCCATACCATGGTCTATATAACACCTTCTGCCAATCTTAGCTCCAGGATGAATTTCTATTCCTGTTTCCATTCTTGATTTGAAGGCAATTTCCTGAGCCTCATATAATTTACCCTCTAAATAAAGGTTATGAGCTATGTAATGAGATAATAGTGCCTTTATTCCAGCAGAGAAGAGGATTGCCTCCTCTTCACTTTTTAATGCTGGGTCATGCTCTAAGGCATTTTTAATTAATTCTTCTTTGTACTCGTTATAGCTGATCATTATCATATAATTCAGTTGATAGGTATCTTTCTCCTGTATCAGGCAATACAGTTACCACAACTTTTCCTTCCCCTAATTTATCCGCAATTTCTAATGCACCTACAACATTTGCACCGGATGATATTCCCACTGCTAAGGCTTCATCTTTTGCCAATTGTCTAGACATATTTATAGCATCGTCACTTTTGACATCAACAATACCATCTAAAATATCAAAATCTAAATTTTTTGGAATGAAGTTACCACCTATACCTTGGATTTTGTGGCCAGCAGCCTTGCCACCAGATAAAAGTGGACTTTCAGCTGGTTCTATTGCGTATATTTTTGTATTAGGATTTGCTTCCTTTAGTCTTCTGCCTGTTCCTGTTACAGTTCCTCCTGTACCAACGCCAGCTATAAAAGCATCTGGACTTATTTCAGATAATATTTCAGGACCTGTTGTCTCATAATGAGCTTTTATATTAGCTGGGTTTGAAAATTGGTCAGGTAAGAAATATCCATTTTCTTCAGCGAGCTCCTTTGCCTTATCAACAGCGCCCTGAAGGGCACCTTCTGTGGTCCTTATAACCTTCGCTCCATATGCCATAGCTAATTTCGCTCTTTCTATACTCATTGAAGCTGGCATAGTTAAGATTAGATTATAGCCTTTTGCTGCAGCAAGAGCTGCAAGAGCAACACCTGTATTGCCACTTGTTGGCTCGACAATTGTGCCACCTTTTTTTAGTTTTCCTGATTTTTCAGCTTCCTCTATCATGTATAAGGCAATTCTATCCTTTATAGATCCCGCTAGGTTATTTTTTTCTACTTTAACATATATATCTGCTCTTCCCTCTTTCTTGAGTGAGTTAAGTTTCAATATAGGAGTTCCTCCAATTAATTGAGTCGGATTATTCTTCATATTGTATTTCTCCTTTCAAAAAAATTCGATTAATTTTTATAATAATCATTTATATAAAAATAAGTTGTCTTAATTCCTACATATTTACTATACTATAAAATCTTAACATTTAAAATTAATTAAAAAAGGAAGCATTGCTTCCTTTAAAATAACAAATTTTTATATACTAGAAATATTTAAATTTTTATATTTTTCTTAACTAATAGTAACTTGTGGAGCTTTGCCTTCTCTTCTTAATTTTATTAAATTTTTAATAGCAAAGTCTCTTGCTTCTTCAGGAGCTTTGGCCATTTTTTTCATCTTTGTTTTACCAAATATATTAGTATATGCTCCGTCTGCCCAGAAAATATTTCTTTTCAAAATAGCAGTTATAAGCGCATAAATTGGATTTAATAAATTTACAAAGGCAAATGGGAAATAGTTAATTGGACTAACACCCAAGGTCTTCATTTGATATGCACCGCACGCTGTCCACGGGAACATTACAGCCAATAATGTGCCAGCATCTTCTAGGGTTCTTGAAAGCATATTTCTTGATAGACCAAGTTCATCATACTTATCCTCATATAGTGGTGCAGGTACACCAATACCTAAAAATTGATCACACATAGTTGCGTCACAGAAAATTGAAGTAAGCATAGTTAAAAATACTAGACCAGCAACTGAATTTATTCTTTCTTTAAGGTGAGCAAAGAGTCTTTCAATAATTCCGGCTCTTTCTAGAGCTCCACCAAAGGATACAGCAAGAAGAATGAGGTTTACTGTCCACATTTGATTATCCATACCACCTTTAGCTAGAGCCTTGTCAACAAAATCATTGCCCGTAGCTATGTCTGGTCCATAGTGTAGAATAGCAAAAATTTCTGCTAGACTCCTTTTTTCTTGAAAAATCAAAGAAAATATAAGTCCAACTAAAACTGAAATCATTACTCCAGCAAGTCCCTCAATCCTTAATATACAAATGAAAACTATCAAAACTATAGGAAGAAGGACTAAAGTATTTAAGTTGAAATTGCTTGAAAGAGCCATTTTTATACCATCAGCAATATTTGGGTCATAGTTAACAACATCAGCCCTAAGACCGATTAAGCTATAGAGAATTAAAGAAATCAGGAAAACTGGTCCAGTTGTTGATACCATGGCTGTAACGTGGTCAAAAAGACCCGTTTTA
This genomic window from Anaerococcus murdochii contains:
- the epsC gene encoding serine O-acetyltransferase EpsC, producing the protein MISYNEYKEELIKNALEHDPALKSEEEAILFSAGIKALLSHYIAHNLYLEGKLYEAQEIAFKSRMETGIEIHPGAKIGRRCYIDHGMGVVIGETAEIGDDVLMYHSVTLGAVTNKKVKRHPTVGNNVMIGAGAVLLGNINVGDNCKIGANSVVLSDVPSDSTAVGAPAKIIPHKK
- the nhaC gene encoding Na+/H+ antiporter NhaC — protein: MNNKKNVRLPSLIESALPILTMVSLMIYVFVFAKDGGENIYDAAHLPLICGIMVACIVRLRCGNSFRDMLDGMIERIRTTLDAILILLTVGLLISSFMISGTIPALIYYGLSFLSPKLFLPIGCIITSLVSLSCGSSWTATATIGIAFMTIGQGLGINPAITAGMVISGAYIGDKFSPLSDTTNLAAGVAKTGLFDHVTAMVSTTGPVFLISLILYSLIGLRADVVNYDPNIADGIKMALSSNFNLNTLVLLPIVLIVFICILRIEGLAGVMISVLVGLIFSLIFQEKRSLAEIFAILHYGPDIATGNDFVDKALAKGGMDNQMWTVNLILLAVSFGGALERAGIIERLFAHLKERINSVAGLVFLTMLTSIFCDATMCDQFLGIGVPAPLYEDKYDELGLSRNMLSRTLEDAGTLLAVMFPWTACGAYQMKTLGVSPINYFPFAFVNLLNPIYALITAILKRNIFWADGAYTNIFGKTKMKKMAKAPEEARDFAIKNLIKLRREGKAPQVTIS
- a CDS encoding tyrosine recombinase XerC is translated as MEEFIRPLLLNDYLNYLKSIKGLSESTIKEYAYDLDMFIEYQIIRKIYNNNEEIYKKDFDYNKVNFFIDSEFFEKLTIQDFYAFLSYLDNDKNDSATTRSRKISALKSFYKYMYSEIEIINTNVADKLRNPKISQRQPVYLTLSETEKLLETINQEKNTFLRVRDLAIVFTFLTTGMRLSELVSIDLSDVNKDRFNIIGKGNKERTVYLTKNCQDLINNYIVIRSEYLRNSSVDALFISTRKKRISNRAVQSTIDKYLAKAGFDTSIYSTHKLRHTAATLMYKYGDVDIRALKDILGHASVSTTQIYTHLDDEDLKKAVNKSPLSGLEF
- the rny gene encoding ribonuclease Y, with protein sequence MNPIVVLIIFVAFVLLAFYFGYLYRKKIGESVIGSAENLSRQIIDDANKQAEALRRETLIDAKDEISKLKSENEEMLNQTRNELNKREARLIKKEESLDNRSLLIDKKSDQISSDQKKLQQKEEKIDKLIEQQELELQNIAGLTNSEAKEIILARVKSETIHESARMIKEAEEKMKSESKKMATEILATTIQRFAPELVAENTVSVISLPNDEMKGRIIGREGRNIRAFEQASGVDLIIDDTPEAVVISCFEPVRREIAKVALEKLIQDGRINPSRIDEMLEKASDEVEARIIEDGEAAAETVGIINLHPQLIRLIGKMKFRTSYGQNILKHSVEVALLAGMLADEIGADSQLAKRGGLLHDLGKAIDQEQEGTHVALGVEAATKYGENKYVINAIESHHGDVEPNCVESILVQTADAISAARPGARRESLENYIKRLENLERIANSFEGVEKSFALQAGRELRILVKPEKISDDEMVVIAREIAKKIENELEYPGEIKVNLLRESKAIDYAK
- the cysK gene encoding cysteine synthase A; this encodes MKNNPTQLIGGTPILKLNSLKKEGRADIYVKVEKNNLAGSIKDRIALYMIEEAEKSGKLKKGGTIVEPTSGNTGVALAALAAAKGYNLILTMPASMSIERAKLAMAYGAKVIRTTEGALQGAVDKAKELAEENGYFLPDQFSNPANIKAHYETTGPEILSEISPDAFIAGVGTGGTVTGTGRRLKEANPNTKIYAIEPAESPLLSGGKAAGHKIQGIGGNFIPKNLDFDILDGIVDVKSDDAINMSRQLAKDEALAVGISSGANVVGALEIADKLGEGKVVVTVLPDTGERYLSTELYDNDQL